A region from the Mycobacterium heidelbergense genome encodes:
- a CDS encoding LLM class flavin-dependent oxidoreductase produces the protein MSRLRFGYFIAPFHRAGTNPTLALQRDLDFVEHLDALGFDEVWLGEHHSAGSEIISSPEIFIAAAAERAKRIRFGTGVISLAYHNPLWVADRLMLLDHLTHGRVIGGVGPGSLPTDSAMIGLTPTDTRELLETNLDIVVRLLAGETVSAKTATHQLFDARLQLAPYSDGGIPLAVAAVASPTGARLAGKHGIGLLSIGATLIVEGFDALAYHWGIVEERAAAFGTQVDRKDWSLVGPFHIAETDEQARADVKFGIEPWFRYFQKVAAFPQMTMPGERLDEMIDIINDNGAGVIGTPERARAQVQRLWDQSGGFGCMLQMGHEWANPAATKRSAELFAAEVMPHFQGQAQPTLDAAARAGQVRDDLAQTQLQAIEHMTKKYQDEVGST, from the coding sequence ATGTCCAGGCTGAGGTTCGGTTATTTCATCGCCCCATTCCATCGCGCCGGCACCAATCCGACCCTGGCCCTCCAGCGCGACCTGGACTTCGTCGAGCATCTCGACGCCCTCGGCTTCGACGAAGTGTGGTTGGGCGAGCACCACTCCGCCGGCAGCGAAATCATCAGCTCCCCGGAGATCTTCATCGCCGCCGCCGCCGAGCGCGCCAAGCGCATTCGGTTTGGTACCGGGGTCATTTCGCTCGCCTACCACAACCCGCTCTGGGTCGCGGACCGGCTGATGCTGCTGGACCACCTCACCCATGGCCGCGTGATCGGCGGGGTGGGGCCGGGCTCACTGCCCACCGACTCCGCCATGATCGGACTCACCCCCACCGACACGCGCGAGCTTCTCGAAACCAACCTCGACATCGTCGTCCGGTTGCTGGCGGGGGAGACGGTGAGCGCCAAAACCGCCACGCACCAGCTATTCGACGCCCGGTTGCAGCTCGCCCCCTACTCCGACGGCGGAATACCGCTGGCGGTCGCCGCGGTCGCCTCGCCCACGGGTGCCCGGTTGGCCGGCAAGCACGGCATCGGCCTGCTCTCGATCGGGGCGACGCTGATCGTTGAGGGCTTCGACGCGCTCGCCTACCACTGGGGCATCGTCGAAGAACGGGCGGCGGCCTTCGGCACGCAGGTCGACCGCAAGGACTGGAGCCTGGTCGGGCCGTTCCACATCGCCGAGACCGACGAACAGGCGCGCGCCGACGTGAAATTCGGCATCGAGCCGTGGTTCCGGTACTTCCAGAAGGTGGCCGCCTTCCCGCAGATGACCATGCCGGGTGAGCGGCTCGACGAGATGATCGACATCATCAACGACAACGGCGCCGGAGTCATCGGCACCCCGGAGCGGGCGCGGGCGCAGGTGCAGCGGCTGTGGGACCAGTCCGGCGGCTTCGGCTGCATGCTGCAGATGGGCCACGAGTGGGCCAATCCGGCCGCAACCAAACGCTCCGCCGAATTGTTCGCCGCCGAAGTCATGCCGCACTTTCAAGGCCAGGCGCAACCGACGCTGGACGCCGCCGCGCGCGCCGGTCAGGTGCGCGACGACCTCGCGCAGACGCAGCTGCAGGCGATCGAGCACATGACCAAGAAGTATCAGGACGAGGTCGGTTCGACGTAA
- a CDS encoding SRPBCC family protein has protein sequence MSGRQFSFEINRTSSAPAETLFRLVTDGANWSTWAKPIVLQSSWARQGDPAPGGVGAIRKVGMWPFLVQEETVEYEQDRRHAYKLVGPASPAKDYRGEVVLTPNPAGGTDIRWTGSFVEGIRGTGPVMRAALGGAVRFFAGRLVRAAEREPGGAR, from the coding sequence ATGTCGGGTCGTCAGTTCTCGTTCGAAATCAACCGGACCAGTAGCGCTCCCGCCGAGACGTTGTTCCGGCTGGTGACCGACGGCGCCAACTGGTCGACGTGGGCCAAGCCGATCGTCCTTCAGTCGAGCTGGGCGCGGCAGGGTGATCCGGCACCGGGCGGCGTCGGCGCCATCCGCAAGGTGGGAATGTGGCCCTTCCTGGTGCAGGAGGAGACCGTCGAGTACGAGCAGGATCGCCGCCACGCCTACAAGCTGGTTGGGCCGGCGAGCCCCGCCAAGGATTACCGCGGCGAGGTGGTCCTCACCCCGAATCCGGCGGGCGGCACCGACATCCGCTGGACCGGCTCGTTTGTGGAAGGGATCCGCGGGACGGGCCCGGTGATGCGGGCCGCGCTGGGCGGTGCGGTGCGGTTTTTTGCCGGCCGGCTGGTGAGGGCGGCCGAGCGCGAGCCGGGCGGCGCGCGGTAG
- the aceA gene encoding isocitrate lyase ICL2, with protein sequence MAIIDSDTQVRTPFEQDVEATQRYFDGSRFKGITRLYTARQVAEQRGTIATDYTVAREAAGPFYDRLRELFAAKKSITTFGPYSPGQAVSMKRIGIEAIYLGGWATSAKGSTTEDPGPDLASYPLSQVPDDAAVLVRALLTADRNQQYQRLHMSEQQRDTAPAYDYRPFIIADADTGHGGDPHVRNLIRRFVEVGVPGYHIEDQRPGTKKCGHQGGKVLVPSDEQIKRLNAARFQLDVMRVPGIIVARTDAEAANLLDSRADERDQPFLLGATNLNIPSYKACFLALVRRFYELGVKELNGHLLYAMADSEYAGATAWLERQGIQGLISDAVNAWRENGKQSIDDLFDQVESRFVAAWEDDAGLMSYGEAIAEVLAFGESEDEPASMTPDEWRQFAQRASLYEAKDKAKELGVDSPWDCELAKTPEGYYQIRGGIPYAIAKSLAAAPFADILWMETKTADLADARQFAEAIHAEFPDQMLAYNLSPSFNWDTTGMTDEEMKRFPEELGKMGFVFNFITYGGHQIDGVAAEEFATALRQDGMLALARLQRKMRLVESPYRTPQTLVGGPRSDAALAASSGRTATTKAMGKGSTQHQHLVQTEVPKKLLEEWLTLWSEHYQLGEKLRVQLRPRRAGSDVLVLGIYGDGDEQLANVVFDPIKDRHGRSILTVRDQNTFAEKLRQKRLMTLIHLWLVHRFKADAVYYVTPTEDNLYQTSKMKSHGIFSEVNQEVGEIIVAEVNHPRIEELLTPDRVALRKLITKEG encoded by the coding sequence ATGGCCATCATCGACTCGGACACCCAGGTCCGCACGCCGTTCGAACAGGACGTCGAGGCCACGCAACGATACTTTGACGGCTCGCGTTTCAAGGGGATCACCCGCCTCTACACGGCCCGGCAAGTCGCGGAGCAGCGCGGCACGATCGCGACCGACTACACCGTCGCGCGCGAAGCGGCCGGGCCCTTCTATGACCGGCTGCGCGAACTCTTCGCGGCGAAGAAGAGCATTACGACGTTCGGTCCCTACTCGCCCGGCCAGGCGGTAAGCATGAAGCGGATAGGGATCGAGGCGATCTACCTCGGCGGCTGGGCGACCTCGGCCAAGGGCTCCACCACCGAGGATCCCGGTCCAGACCTCGCCAGCTACCCGCTGAGCCAGGTGCCCGACGACGCCGCGGTGCTGGTGCGCGCCCTCCTCACCGCCGACCGAAATCAGCAGTACCAGCGCCTGCACATGAGCGAGCAGCAGCGCGACACGGCCCCGGCCTATGACTATCGGCCGTTCATCATCGCCGACGCCGACACCGGCCACGGCGGCGACCCGCACGTGCGCAATCTGATCCGCCGTTTCGTCGAGGTCGGGGTGCCGGGATACCACATCGAGGACCAGCGCCCGGGCACCAAGAAATGCGGCCATCAGGGCGGCAAGGTCCTGGTGCCCTCCGACGAACAGATCAAGCGCCTCAACGCCGCCCGGTTCCAGCTCGACGTCATGCGGGTGCCCGGGATCATCGTCGCGCGCACCGACGCCGAGGCGGCCAACCTGCTGGACAGCCGCGCCGACGAACGCGACCAGCCGTTCCTCCTCGGCGCGACCAACCTGAACATCCCCTCCTACAAGGCCTGCTTCCTGGCGCTCGTCCGGCGCTTCTACGAGCTGGGCGTCAAGGAACTGAATGGGCATCTCCTCTACGCGATGGCCGACTCCGAGTACGCCGGCGCCACCGCCTGGCTTGAGCGCCAAGGCATCCAGGGCCTGATCTCCGACGCCGTCAACGCCTGGCGGGAGAACGGCAAGCAATCGATCGACGACCTCTTCGACCAGGTCGAGTCGCGGTTCGTCGCCGCCTGGGAGGACGACGCCGGGCTGATGAGCTACGGCGAAGCCATCGCGGAGGTGCTCGCCTTCGGAGAGAGCGAAGACGAGCCGGCGAGCATGACTCCCGACGAGTGGCGCCAATTCGCCCAGCGTGCGTCGCTGTACGAGGCGAAGGACAAGGCGAAGGAACTGGGCGTCGACTCCCCGTGGGACTGCGAGCTGGCGAAGACCCCGGAGGGCTACTACCAGATCCGCGGCGGCATTCCCTATGCGATCGCCAAGTCGCTGGCGGCGGCGCCGTTCGCCGACATCCTGTGGATGGAGACCAAGACCGCCGATCTCGCCGACGCCCGGCAGTTCGCCGAGGCCATCCACGCCGAGTTCCCCGACCAGATGCTGGCCTACAACCTGTCGCCGTCGTTCAATTGGGACACCACCGGCATGACCGACGAGGAGATGAAGCGCTTCCCCGAGGAGCTCGGCAAGATGGGCTTCGTCTTCAACTTCATCACCTACGGCGGGCACCAGATCGACGGCGTCGCCGCCGAGGAGTTCGCCACCGCGCTGCGGCAGGACGGCATGCTGGCGCTGGCTCGCCTGCAGCGCAAGATGCGCCTCGTCGAGTCCCCCTACCGCACGCCGCAGACCCTGGTCGGCGGGCCGCGCAGCGACGCCGCGCTGGCCGCCTCCTCGGGCCGCACGGCGACCACCAAGGCCATGGGGAAGGGCTCGACCCAGCACCAGCACCTGGTGCAGACCGAGGTGCCGAAGAAACTGCTGGAGGAATGGCTGACGTTGTGGAGCGAGCACTACCAGCTCGGCGAGAAGCTGCGCGTGCAGCTGCGGCCCCGGCGCGCCGGCTCGGACGTGCTCGTGCTCGGGATCTACGGCGACGGGGACGAGCAGCTGGCCAACGTCGTGTTCGATCCCATCAAGGACCGCCACGGCCGCAGCATCCTCACCGTGCGCGATCAGAACACCTTCGCCGAGAAGCTGCGCCAGAAGCGGCTGATGACCCTGATTCACCTGTGGCTCGTCCACCGGTTCAAGGCCGACGCGGTGTACTACGTCACGCCGACCGAGGACAACCTGTACCAGACCTCAAAGATGAAGTCCCACGGCATCTTCAGCGAGGTCAACCAGGAGGTCGGCGAGATCATCGTCGCCGAGGTGAATCACCCCCGCATCGAGGAGCTGCTCACGCCCGACCGCGTGGCGCTGCGGAAGCTGATCACCAAGGAAGGGTAG
- a CDS encoding YbhB/YbcL family Raf kinase inhibitor-like protein: protein MESTLASTFHRIASVIGGLALLGALVGCDGRGGSHMAVPLTPKVTTLGRTIAEAPAGGPLTISSPAFPDGAPIPAQYTCKGANVAPPLTWSAPLGAALVIDDPDAPRGPYIHWIVVGIPPGPGNTGDGQTPAGGSSLPNSAGQAGYSGPCPPAGSGVHHYRFTLYQLPATFQLPPGLVGAPAAQAIAQATAGQAQFTGTFGG from the coding sequence ATGGAATCGACACTGGCGAGCACATTTCACCGAATCGCATCGGTCATCGGCGGGCTGGCACTCCTGGGTGCGCTGGTCGGCTGCGACGGCCGCGGTGGCAGCCACATGGCGGTCCCGCTGACGCCGAAGGTGACGACCCTCGGTCGGACCATCGCGGAGGCGCCCGCCGGCGGGCCACTGACGATCAGCAGTCCCGCGTTTCCCGACGGCGCGCCGATCCCCGCGCAGTACACGTGCAAGGGCGCCAACGTAGCGCCGCCGTTGACGTGGTCGGCGCCGTTGGGGGCGGCGCTGGTGATCGACGACCCGGACGCCCCGCGCGGGCCCTACATCCACTGGATCGTGGTCGGAATCCCGCCCGGCCCCGGAAACACCGGGGACGGCCAGACTCCCGCCGGGGGAAGCAGCCTGCCGAACTCGGCCGGCCAGGCCGGCTACAGCGGGCCCTGCCCGCCCGCGGGCTCCGGGGTGCACCACTACCGGTTCACCCTCTACCAGCTTCCCGCCACGTTCCAGCTCCCCCCGGGACTCGTTGGGGCGCCAGCGGCACAGGCGATCGCGCAGGCCACGGCGGGGCAGGCGCAATTCACCGGAACGTTTGGAGGCTGA